From Procambarus clarkii isolate CNS0578487 chromosome 65, FALCON_Pclarkii_2.0, whole genome shotgun sequence, one genomic window encodes:
- the LOC138354998 gene encoding keratin-associated protein 16-1-like — translation MCSCSSSQLPQCVQLQQRPTAPVCAAAAVANCPSMCSCSSSQLPQCVQLQQQQPTAPVCAAAAAANCPSMCSCSSSQLPQCVQLQQQQPTAPVCAAAAAANCPSMCSCSSSQLPQCVQLQQRPIAPVCAAAAVANCPSVCSCSSGQLPQCVQLQQRPTAPVCAAAAVANCPSMCSCSSSQLPQYVQLQQ, via the coding sequence ATGTGCAGCTGCAGCAGTAGCCAACTGCCCCAGTGTGTGCAGCTGCAGCAGCGGCCAACTGCCCCAGTATGTGCAGCTGCAGCAGTAGCCAACTGCCCCAGTATGTGCAGCTGCAGCAGTAGCCAACTGCCCCAGTGcgtgcagctgcagcagcagcagccaactGCCCCAGTGTGTGCAGCTGCAGCAGCGGCCAACTGCCCCAGTATGTGCAGCTGCAGCAGTAGCCAACTGCCCCAGTGcgtgcagctgcagcagcagcagccaactGCCCCAGTGTGTGCAGCTGCAGCAGCGGCCAACTGCCCCAGTATGTGCAGCTGCAGCAGTAGCCAACTGCCCCAGTGTGTGCAGCTGCAGCAGCGGCCAATTGCCCCAGTGTGTGCAGCTGCAGCAGTAGCCAACTGCCCCAGTGTGTGCAGCTGCAGCAGCGGCCAACTGCCCCAGTGTGTGCAGCTGCAGCAGCGGCCAACTGCCCCAGTATGTGCAGCTGCAGCAGTAGCCAACTGCCCCAGTATGTGCAGCTGCAGCAGTAGCCAACTGCCCCAGTATGTGCAGCTGCAGCAGTAG